One window from the genome of Engraulis encrasicolus isolate BLACKSEA-1 chromosome 16, IST_EnEncr_1.0, whole genome shotgun sequence encodes:
- the LOC134466097 gene encoding uncharacterized protein LOC134466097: MPLQSRFLSQLDILSDKLLKLFKNRGGQIDKRLENILACMTEDDDVDGGRECILKALCVYLNEDPKCLLRAFVAQDEIQVQEGMEETTVGIYIVKADATSKADDIGIILEGQQVLQDVDNVPLAVALLFGLIYALNLNYPDGLKRTFEVLQKFIMEVEGTMLSKKVQVVRDSLNIRQEGPLLHYCKRTWREPVWTPHHKHCSLSLLLNRHMTQVPFQFLVISTINSTYSEELRNNHSSLVKAAKRGKDLLNERTSGAVTAVSEELEV, encoded by the exons atgcccttgcagtcgagattcctgtcccagctagacatattgtctgacaagctgctgaagctgttcaaaaacagaggaggacagaTTGACAAACGCCTAGAGAACATTTTGGCTTGCATGACTGAG gatgatgatgttgatggaggacgtgaatgcatcctgaaggcgttgtgtgtgtacctcaatgaagaccccaaatgtctacttcgcgcgtttgtg GCACAAGACGAAATCCAAGTGcaagagggaatggaggaaacGACTGTAGGGATCTACATCGTCAAAGCAGATGCCACCAGCAAAGCAGATGACATTGGCATCATTTTGGAAGGCCAGCAGGTGTTGCAGGATGTGGATAATGTGCCATTGGCTGTCGCGTTGTTGTTTGGATTGATTTACGCCCTAAATCTGAACTACCCCGACGGCCTCAAGCGCACTTTTGAAGTCCTGCAGAAATTTATCATGGAGGTGGAAGGCACCATGCTGTCCAAAAAGGTTCAG GTTGTGCGAGACAGTCTAAATATCCG CCAAGAGGGTCCACTCCTCCACTATTGCAAAAGAACCTGGCGAGAGCCTGTGTGGACGCCGCACCACAAACACTGCTCCCTCAGCTTGCTGCTGAACAGGCACATGACGCAGGTTCCCTTCCAGTTCCTCGTCATCAGCACCATTAACAG CACGTATAGCGAGGAACTGCGGAACAACCACAGCTCATTGGTCAAAGCAGCCAAG AGAGGTAAAGATTTGCTGAACGAGCGAACTTCTGGGGCAGTGACGGCAGTCTCTGAGGAGCTGGAGGTGTGA